Below is a genomic region from Paraburkholderia sp. BL23I1N1.
AGGTCCACTTCTGTCCCGGCGAGTTGCCGGTCCCCGCCGCGTCGCGGCCAAACGAGTAAGCCGCGCCCGCCGTGAACTGACCCATCGTGACCTTGTACGCAACGCTGTTGTCGGCACGTGCGTTCGGAATGTACGAGTCAAGCGATCCGATCCCATAGATGTCCGGACCCAGGATGTCATTGTCGGCCAGCGCCCAAGTGGTCATCGTGTACTGCCGCCCGAACGACAGGGTGCCGTAGCGGCCGGCGAGCCCGACCCAGGCCTGGCGACCGAAGAGTCGGCCGCCCTGCAGCGAACTGCCATTGTCCACGCCGAAACCGCTTTCCAACACAAACGTCGCCTTCAGCCCCCCGCCCAGATCCTCGGCACCCTTCAGTCCCCATCGCGACGGATACACACCCGTAATGGCCGGCATCCGGACCACCCGGTCGCCTTTCGCGTTCGCATGTGTCAGAAATTCGACCCCCGTATCGAGCAGGCCATAAAGTGTCACGCTGCTCTGCGCGTGTGCCGTGCCCGCTGCGGCGCAAAGCAGCATCGCCCGGCCCAATCCGTATTTCTTCATCGTCTCCACCTTTGCCTCTGTTTGAATACGTTTCTTGTAGTGTCATGCAGCAACAGCGATCCGGACGACTTCCTCCTGCAGCCGTCACGGGACCAATGGAAATCGTGGCGCGGGCTGGGAGCAGTCCCAGCCCGTCGGGCCCTGGTGCACAACTGGCGCCCACGGGTCGATCAGGTTGCGCCAACCTGCGCATGCGGTACCCGCGGTGCTCGCAGGGCGGTCAGCAGCCATACCGCGACCGCGGCAATCAGGCCGGGCAGCGCTGACACGGCAAAGAGGGAAGTGAGATCGAGTCCGGACGCAATGAGCAGCCCGCCGACCACGGGACCGATGATGGAACCGATGCGCCCGAATCCCAGGGCCCAGCCGACCCCCGTCGCCCGTATGGCGGTCGGATAGAGGTTGGCGGCCAGCGCATTCAAGCTGATCTGTCCGCCGATCACACAGAAGCCGACAATAAAGACCATCGTCATCAGCAGTGCAAACGGCGCCTGCGTCATCTGGCCGATGCCGTAAGTGCAGATCGCGGCCATCACGTACGCCGCGGCCAACACCGGTCCTGGCCGCCACCGGTCAATCACCAGCGCGCTGACCACGCCGCCCAGGTTCAGCAGGGCTGTCGAGATGATGGCCCTGTCGAGCGAAATACCGCCCTGCTTCAGCAGGGTCGGCAGCCAGTTCGCGAGGAAATACAGCATCAGCAGGTTCATGAAGCACGTCACCCAGAGCAGCAGCGTCCCGCCCGCCCTATGCTCGGTGAACAGGCCTGCTACCGGAATGCGAGTCGCGGGCGGTGCGACTTCCGCATCCATGTCAACCCGGGCGGCCCGCCGGGGACCCAGGACCCGGCGCAGGACCTGCTCGCCGTGGCCGCGCAGATGCGCACGGTCCGAGAGGAACCGGAGGGACTCGGGCAGGAAGATGGCCAGGACGGGCACCATGAGGAGCGGCAGCACGCCGCCCATCACGAAGACCGACTGCCAGCCCCACAGCGGAATCGTCCGGGCCGCCGCAAACCCGCCCAGCACCGCGCCCATCGGGAAGCCGCAGAACATCACACTGACGGTGGTGGCCCGCAGGCGGGCGGGCGCATATTCAGCCGTCAGCGCGATGATGTTCGGCATGGCGCCGCCCAGGCCCAAGCCGGTCAGGAATCGCGGCAGCAACAGCGCGTTGAGCGAACCGGCGAAGACGGTTGCAATCGAGAACAGGCCGAAAAGGCTGACCGAGGTGAGAATCACGGTTCGCCGTCCGAGCCGGTCCGCCACCGGACCAAGGAGCAGGGCGCCCACCATCAGGCCCGCGAGACCGGCGCCGAACACCCTGCCGAACGACGCGCCTGGCAGGGCCCAGTGGCTGGCGATGACCGGCGCCACGAACGCAATCGCCTGGGTGTCGAAGCCGTCGAGCAGCGCGATCAGCGCACACATGACGACGATGAATTGCTGCGAGGGACCGAACGGCGCGACGTCAATCGCCGCGCCGATGCCCACTTTCTGTTCGGACATGCGGCGTCTCCTCCTTGTAATATGAAAACGGCACCTCCAGGAAGGTGCCGTTACTGCCATTACGTCACGGTTAATGCGGGCGGTTTCCCTCTACCATATGGAAGACATGGCCCATTGGCTCTTCCCAGATCAGGTTGCGTTCCATCGCGCGCGCCGGCATGTCCTGGATCACGTACTGGATCGCGGGCTCGGCGCCCGTGTTGATGTGTTCGTGGCTGGCCATCGGCGGGCAGGCGAACGTGTCGCCACGCTTCCAGTCAAAGCGCTTGCCGTCGAGGATCGAGTAGCCCTCGCCCTGCATGATGTGATACAGCGCGTACGAGTTGTGACGGTGCGCGACGATGTGCTCGCCCGGATTGATCCCCTGGATGCCCAGAAAGATCGACGGGAACACGCCACCCGCTTCGCCGGTATCGCCGTGAACCAGCGAGATGAAACGGCGATCGGCGTTACGCAGCGGATCCTTCATCACCACGTCAAGACGCTCCGTCACATCCTCCCAGCGCCAGATGGCAGGGCGCAGGTTCTTCTTGACGAGAAACGGGTAATACTCGTCGTCCGTCATCATCTGCGCCCACTCGGTCCGGTCGACCACTTCGGTCACCGGCGAAGTCTCGTGTTTGACTGCGTTGTCCTGGCTCATGTTTGTCTCCGTAAATGAAAATGAGAAGGGTCGGCTAGTGCGCGTTAGCGTGTCCGCGCAGATGCCAGTTCAGGAAAGTCCTGGTGCGCTGCCAGGCGGCGCTCGACGCGGCCGGCCGGAAAACAGCGGGCCGAAACCACTCGTCGAACGCATGCGGCGCGCCCTGATAGATGAAAAGCTCGTACGGTTTCTGGGCCGCGCGCAGCTGGCTGACAAATCCGTCAATTTCCTCGCGGCTCACGAGGCGGTCCCAGTCGCCGTAGTGGCACAGCAGCGGTGCTTTCAGGGACGCCGCGACATCCACCGGTGCAACGGGCTTACGCGCGGTGCGCGATGCGTAGTCAAGCCGGCCGTAGTAGTCGACCCCGCAACCCACCGCGTGCTGTGCGGCCGCCAGTGCGGCGTAGGTCCCGCCGATACAGAAACCGAGCAGACCGGTCTTTGACAACGGGAAGCCCGCACTGCGCGCCCATTCCAGGATTTCAGCGAGATCCGCGAGCACGCGCCGGTCGTCCAGCGCCGCGACAGCCTCACCGATCATCTGCGGCGTGGAAATGTCCGGGACCGCGCCTTCGCGGCCAAAGTAGTCGAGCATCGCGACCGTGTAGCCGACCGTGGCCAGATCCTTCGCGCGGCCGACGATGTAGTCGTTGATACCGGCGATCGCCGTCAGCATGACGACCAGGGCTGGTTCAGCCTGGGTGACCGGATCCGGCCAAAGAAGGCGGCATGATCCGCCGCCGATAAGCGTAAGCCGCTGGAGTTCGCTGCTGTTCATGGGGATACCTGTCCTTGTCTCGTTGAAGAGGAGTGTCATCGGAAAGGCTTCATGGCACAATGCTGATACCTTAGTCATTACTATTCGCAGAATGAATGATCGTCCGTCGCTGGACCTGAACCTGCTCCTCGTGTTCCGTGCCATCTGGGAGCACCGGAACGTGTCCCGCGCCGCAGAGAAGCTCGGTGTCTCGCAGCCGACCGTCAGCCACGCGTTGCGCGCATTGCGCGAGCACTTCAATGACCGGCTGTTCGTCCGGTGTGCCGGCGGGGTGATGCCGACGCCACTCGCGCAAACGCTGGCCAACCGGATCGCGCAGGCACTCATCGCGCTCGAACAGGGACTCGAGATGCGCGACCAGTTCGATGCCCACACGAGCCGCAAGGAGTTCACGATCGTCATGACCGACATCGCCGCCGCGATCATCCTGCCCCGCATCATTGATATCTGCCGGAAAGAAGCGCCGTTCGTCAACTTCAGGGCGATCGAGCTGCCAACCGAATCGGTGCTGTCGGCGCTACGTGACGGCACGGCCGATCTCGCGGTCGAATTCAATCCCGCGCTTCACGCGAGCCTGCTTCACAAGCCGCTATTCAGAAGCGAATACGTCTGCATCGTCAGTGCGGACCATCCGCGCATCGGACGCAAGCTGTCGCGGACTGACTTCAAGAGGGAGCGCCATGCGGTCGCGCAGGCACAGGGAACGGGGCACTACGTGGTCGAGTCGACGCTGCAGCGTCTCGGCCTGGTCCATCAGATCGGTGCACGGATACCGCATTTCCTGGCACTGCCATTCATCATCGCATCGAGCGAGATGATCGCCACCATTCCACGACCGCTGGCCGAAGTGATGCTCGGTGTCGCGCCGGTGAAGATCTTTCCGTCGCCCGTGCGTCTACCCAGACCGACCATTGAGCTGCTGTGGCACGAGCGGCTGCACGACGACATGGCCGCACGCTGGCTGCGCGAACTGCTGCCGCGCGCGATGCAGCCCATCTTTGCGTCCGGGTTCAGCGGATTCGGTCACGCTCCTGAGTGAGCACGGGGGCCTCGACACGCAGACGGTACCCGGATGACGTCGTCACTTCAGTTCGTACCCGGGCGACCCCACGGCAGTAGCATGTCCAACCCGCTTCCACGAAACATTGGAACCCGCGTGAGATGGTTCGACGTGTCCGGCGCCAAACGCCGGCCTCTTCCGCCCCCGACAGGATGGAAGACGGTGCCCCGGCGCAACTGACGCGTTCAGCGCTCGCGCAACTTCTGCAGCACGGACGCACGGACAACCCGAAGCTGTCGGAAAGAATCCGCACCTTGCCACCCGGAAGGGCGATCCGCCTTGCTTTCCCCGGCCAGGAGGAACGGAGGCAGTTGTAAAGAAATCCCAGAAGTGGCCTACAGGTCAGGACGCGTCCATTGTGGCGACCGCTTCCCCGGCACGCACCGGGTCGCCACTGTCAGAAGTCGCGGTAAGTTTGAATGCCGACACGGCGCCATTGAGTTGAGTGGCCTGCTCCTCGAGCGACTGGGACGCTGCGGCTACCTGCTCGACCAGCGCTGCATTCTGCTGCGTGACCAGGTCCATCTGGATAACAGCCAGATGGGCCTGGTCGATGCGGCGACTCTGCTCTTCCGAGGCCACGGCGATTTCCCTCACGAAGTCCGAAACGTGCCGGGCCACACGCTTGATCTCACCCATGACCGAGCTGACTTCAGCGGCCTGTCGCGAGCTATCCTGAATCGTGGCAACCGATGAGGCAATCAGGTCCTTGATATCCTTTTTGCGGCCGTGGCAGATCGTTGCGCCAGACTACGGGCTTCGCTCGCCACCACCGCAAAACCCCGACCCTGCTCGCCAGCGCGAGCGGCCTCCACCGCGGCATTCAGTGCAAGAATGTTGGTCTGGAACGCGATCCCTTCAATCACCCCCGTGATCTCGGAGATCCGGTTCGAGCTGCCGCTGATCTGCTCAATGATGCCCACCATGGCCAGAACGGCATCGTTACCCGTATCCGCCATGTCCGTGGCTTTTGTGGCCAGAGCGTCCGCCTCACGCGCATTGTCGGCGTTCTGCTTCACCGTTTCGGTGATTTGCGTCATGCTCGACGCCGTTTCCTCCAGGGATGAAGCCCGTTCCTCCGTGCGAGCGGACAGGTCAAGATTTCCCGCGGCGATTTCGCGCGTGGCCGTGGTAACCATGCCCATCGACCGGTGTACGAGGGACATGGTTTCCTCGACACGACGCATCAACCTGTCGAAGGCGATGGCCGCGCGAGCAAACTCGTCCATGCGCGGACTCTTCGACCGCATTGACAGATCGAGTGTTGTTGCGATCGTTTCAAATCTCCCGCTCATGCGGTCCAGGCCACCGCATACCACGCGATGCAGGCGAACACCGCTGTAGATTGTCACGGCGCACCCCACCGACGCCAACGCGATCAGGCCGCCCAGCAACGGGCGGTATGACGCGGGCGTGATCATCTCCCCGTGCCACAGCCCAACTGTTCCCACCAGCCCGACAGCAAACATGAGCCCTGCGCACATGCCGAACGCCAGTATCAGCTTGAGCCGAATTGTAAAAGCAGTTTTCTGCACTTCGCTTCCTTCATGACAGATGACGCGATCGCGCCAAGGATGAGAGGACCGCACGCTACCTGACATGTCGTCGCCCGCTACGGTACGGTCCTTTCCGGTTGTGCGCGCGATGGATCCGCCTTCAAACCGGATTGCGCAGGCACCTGCAAGTCGAAGACGACCGCCGGCGATCAGCCCCGCCACTTCCTTAACGACCCGCATGCGTTCTTCATGCGCGTTTTCCCTTTGACCGAGAATCCGACGCTCATCGGGTGGTGGATAAGCTTGTGCCACGGCCGCGCTACCGCCCGTCCCCGCGCCGGCAAGGCGCATCGCGTCTTCCATCACGCACGCTCTGATCCAGGCTTGCCGGTCTCACGGACCTGTCCATTCCAACTATACGGTGAATCACAGGCGCGTCGAAAATTGGCCGATACCCATGGTTGGCCGCTCCCGATCAGGTGGAAAAATGCACTAGGTTCCGTCCACGCAATCGCGTTGCCGCCGCACGTGTGACGCGCTGGGGCACCCGGGAACCTGGCTCCTCAGGTGAAGCCTGCGAGGCGTATCGCCACACCGCACACACAAAGATCCAGGTCCAGACGGCGCGTCTATTCAGAGTCGGGTTGTCTGTTAGGATGTGCGGTCTGGAATGCTTCGTTCCAATGACAGCGTTCATCGATAGCCTGAAGCACCGGGAAGCGGGCCACATCGACGCCGAAGCGCCGCGCATTGTAGAGTTGGGGCACTAGGCAGCAATCAGCCATCGTTGGCGTATCGCCATAACAGAACCCCCCGCGCTCCGTGGCGAGTTCCCGCTCGAGCGCGGTGAGGCCCGTCTCCAGCCAGTGACGGATCCAGGACAGCTTCCGTTCTTCGGACAGCCCGAGCGGACCAGTGAGGAACTTCAGGACACGCAGGTTGTTGAGCGGATGAATCTCGCAGGCGATGTAATGCGACAGCGACCTGACGCGCGCGCGCCCCTCAACGGAGTCTGGCAGCAGCAGCCGGGCGGGAAAGCGTTCGTCCAGGTACTCAATGATCGCAAGGGACTGCGACAGCACGACCGTCTCGTCCTGCAACACCGGCACGGTTTGCTGCGCATTGACCTTGAGGAAGCTGTCCGAATACTGTTCGCCGCCATTGCGGTTCAGGTGAATCGCGACATATTCGTACGGCAGGTTCTTGAGGTTGCATGCGATGCGCACGCGATACGCAGACGAACTGCGGAAGTAGCTGTAAAGTTTCATATCGATTGGTCAGGTTAGATATCCGCAGGTCAGCGCCTGGCGATCCGGGCTCCGTCATCCGGCAGCCACGAAGAGAGTCTCACCCTTCACATTGGTCGGCCGGATGCGCAGATCGTCCGTGAGCGGCTCGCACAACGCGTTGCCGTCGCGCCCATTGAATCCCCCCTCATAAAAGCTCATAAAAGAGGGGCACTCGATTGCATGGATGTCGGGATAGCCATCGCAGAACCGCGTCCGTCCATGCGTACAGATGTTGTCCGTGACGCACATCTTGTGGTCAACGCTGAAGACCGCAAACCCCTGGCTGTCGGCCTCCACGGCCACGACGCCGTTCTGCGGAATATCTGCTACCTCAATCAGTTTTATCCACTTCGGCATCGTGGGCGCCTCAGACAGGTGAAATGGTGGGCACGCTGGCGCACAACGTGAATTCGTGCCGCCCGTCTGCCCGTCGCAATCGGCTCCATCGGCGGCCCGCCAGACGATGAACAAATGTTCGGCCACGGTGTTGCGGCTGCAATCGTCTCTCCGACGGGGCATACCGGCTTCGCGGCGCTGGGCCCGGCGCCCGCGATCGCAACGATGAATGCGCGCACTTTTCGTCACATGGGGTCCGGGCGCCCCACCGGACGCTGGAAGGCGGCCTGGGCCTCCGCCCCTCCATCGCGACAGCATGATTGCGGCAGGATCGAAGCCCATCTTCGGTCCTATTGTGAGGCCCCCTTATTGCCCGACCCGCACCACAATCCCGCCAAGGCGATCAATGGCACCCCGCATCACGTCGCCCGCCTGCACGGAGTTCACCCCTTCCGGCGTGCCTGTCATGATGATGTCGCCCGCCTCGAGCGTGTCGTATCGCGACAGATACGCGATGCTCTCCGCCACCGACCAGATGAGCTTCGAGATATCCGAGGACTGGCGCGGCTGTCCGTTGACGGTCAGCGTGATCGCGGCCGAAGAGAAAACCCCCAGATCCGCCGCCCGGTGAATCCGGCCGATGGGTGCGGACTTCGGGAACGACTTCCCGAATTCCCAGGGACGACCCTTGTCGCGTGCCTCCAGCTGGAGGTCGCGGCGCGTCATGTCCAAGCCAACCGCATATCCGTACACATGTTCGAGCGCCCGCCCGACCGGGATGTCGGCGCCGCCCTTGCCGATGGCGACCACCAGCTCGATCTCGTGGTGGAAGTTCGCCGTTCCGGGCGGATACGGGATACTGATCTCAACCTCACCTGCCTGGACGGCCGCGTTCGCTGGCTTCATGAAAAAGAACGGCGGGTCACGTTCGGGGTCTTTGCCCATCTCGCGCGCGTGCGCGGCATAGTTGCGCCCGACGCAGAAAACCCGGTTGACCGGGAACGTTTCGGGCCGGTCCGCGATGGCCAGCGTATGGATCGGCGCGGGACTTACTGCATATTCGATTTCCATTGACTTCTCCAGTAAAGATCAAAACATATCCTCTCGTTCAGCCACTGCATCAGCAGCACGGACCGGGTTAAGGAAACCAGAAAGCACCGCGCCGGTGTGGAGCTGAACTTCGCTCCGGAAACGATCATCGGCGCGCGTCGTCCATGTCTGCCCCGCCGGCCGCCGCGTTTTGCGAAAGCTGCGCGAGGGAGCGCGGTCAGCATCCCAGGATGGAGTCCCAGACACTGAGTTGCGAGAATTTCGCGACCATTCCGATCGCTTCGACCTGCACGCCAGCCTCGCCCCCAGCGCACGCAGGTCGCCGTCCCAGGCTGGTACAGCGGCCACGCGACGCCCGACGCGAGCATCGGTGCTGCGCTCTTCACGAACGAGGTTATCGCCGTGATCATGTCGCCCGATTGCGTGACTCAAGATCGGCAATGGACCTGCCGAAGTCGTTTCTTGCATTCATCAGGACTCCTCTATCTGGCTCTTGGTGATTTGCAAACTCTTCGGCCTAGCCCCAATACTGTTCACTTGATGACCGCTTTCGGTGAAATTCGCTGATTCAGCGGCTCCGATCGTCGGCGTATCCGGAAGTTCGACATCTTTCGCTTCACGCCGCGGGGATTACGCTTGCCGCGGCTTTGCACGGCACGCCCACTGGCGATTTCCCGCAGTAAGCTGAGCCTCCAACTTTGCCACTGCTCAGGGGGGAACGGCCGCCGCCTCGGGCAGGCGTCGGTTCAACACGCGTACGGCATGAACGAACGATAAGTCTTCCGGGTGCTGCCCGCTGTCCTGGGCAGCCTCATACATCAGTCGACGGATCGCCGCGTGGGTAAGCATTAACGCATAGAACTCCTGACGGACCAGATCAGGCGTCTTGCTACGCAGCACCTTCTTGCCGTCGCACAGATGTGTCTTGATCTCGTCAAACATCTCTTCTATTTTCCAGCGCCGGTGGTACAGCGCCGCGAGTTCTATGGCAGGCGCCACCGCTGCGTCCAGCAGATTGGTGATCAGGCGATACTGCGGCTCGGCATCAGGCACACCTTCCAGGCGATACTCGATGACCCGCACCTGCATGCCGTTGCGCTGGTGTCGCCTGTCGGTGTCACTGGCATAGACAGTGCTCAGGTACGAACCATCTGCCAGCGGCACTTCGCACGGCAGCCGCAAATTCGACTTCACGCGCCACAGCAGCTTCGCTCCGGTGGCCACCGCGTCGCGCCACATGTCATAGCCATAGAACAGGCGATCGGCCAGCACCAGCATGTCGTCCGAGAATGCCGGAAACAGCTGGCGTGTGAGCGCCTGTTCGCTGTGCTCGCATACCCCGCCCATCTGGACCTCACACAGCGCGTGCGTCGCACATTCGGCCAGCGCTACGAAGCGAATCTGCGGATACGCGGCCTCACCGCGCCCTCCCTGCGCATATCCGAACGCTTGCGCATTGGCCTTCTCATCGGGCACATCCAGCGTGGAGCCGTCCACGCTCATGACCCGATAGCCCGCATAGTCGCCGCCTGCGGTTCGTGGGTGTTGCGCCGCCTGCCGGGCGAACAGCTCGCGCATCACCTGCCATCCCAGGCGTGCGCGACCCTGCGAGATCGCCGCCTTGCTGACCTGCGCGTCGCGTACCTGGTCGCCGTAGATGCGCCGCAGTCCCTCGATCACCAGACGAAACACTTCCTCATAGGCCACGCGCGGATACAGGCACATCGCCATCACGAAATACACCAGCACTTCACGCGGCATGTCGCGGCGCACGCGCGTCTGCACGCCGCACTTCGTGAGCGCCTCCTTGACCTGTCCCAGGGAGCAGTTCAGCGCCAGATACCCCACCGCCAGATAGTCCGCGAGCCGCGCCCCGCCTGGCAGCGTTGCTTCCGTTCTTGCCATCCTTCAAGCTCTTCTTGTTGGTTCAGAGGCTTGAAAGTTAACACAAATTTGAGCTTGTTAACAGTATTGGGCCTAGCCCCCTCGCAGCAGCCCACCCTGGTTGCCCCGGGCGCGAGCCGCCAGGCAGCCTGCCGGGCTCACAGGACACCGTCCAGCAGCGTGAGAATCGGGCCTGCAGGGGGCAGCCGGACCATCCCCGACAGCATGGCTGGTGCCGTCGCAGGTCAGCGCGAACATTCGGCCCCGCCGGCCCGGCATGAATCGCCAGCCGGCAGCGCCGGGCGTGAGTGGGATACCGGTCCTGCATTCGAAGTCGCCGCGATCGCTGACGGCGTGACTATGCGTGTAACAGCACAGCGGTACCTCCCCGCGGGCCGGCGCGGCCTGCCCCTGCCCGGTTTGCCCCCTGCGCACCAGCACGGCATCCGCTTCCTTGCCCGTCTTGCGGCGTAGGTGTGCCACGACCGGACGAGTATGTTTCCAGAAACGTGACATCTCAAGCAGGATTATTTAGTCGATACTATTCTGAAAATAAATAACCGCGATCCGGTCTCGTGTGTGGAACCCACGGCGCGATCGGTGTCGTTCCAGTCCATGCATGGTGCGACGAGGGTTGGACTCCCGTTTTCCGGATGACCTGGACGCGATTGACACATTGTTGGTCATGGTCGCCTGGCCGCGCGTGGTGCGTCGCGACGGAATCCACTTCGAGGAGCTGAGCTTCCTCGATCCAACGCTTGCGGCCTATGTAGGCGAGGCCCGTGACCATTTGGTATGACCCCAGCCATAAGGGTGAAATACGGGTCTTTCACAGCAACACCTTCGTCTGCCGCGCCGTCAACACTGAACATGAAAATCGGAGCGTAACCCTGAAAGACGTGCAGGCCGTCCGCTCCGCCCATCGCCGTAGGCTGCGCCAAGAGATCGAGCAGAAGCGAGGGCGCGTCGCAGATCTGCTTCCAGCTCCGCCCGCCCAGATATCGGTTCCCTCAAAGCCGAAATCGGAAACGCCATTACCGGCGCGGCCGCGTCTTCGCACTTATGTCGAGGACAACGTGATGAGCGCGCTTGATGGCGAGCGGACCGGAACCTTCATCGTCACTCGCGACCATCGGCGTTTTCAGGGTTTGCCGACGCTGTTCGCAAGCACCGCTATATCGGTGTTTGTCATGGCCCCGCCGGTGTCGGGAAGACGCTTTCCGCCCGGCGCCAAGCTCGATGGGACATCGCCGAAACGCCGCTCGAAGAATGGGGCAACGCGACAAGTCGGACGCAAAAGTCTATGCCGCGCTCGCCCGATCTCGCTCGGTCTGTTATACGCCGACGGTAGGGGCGACATTGAGATCCCGCTTCTGTCTGAAACCTTCCTGTGAAAATTCGATGCCTTCCTGACAGGTCCGGAAGCAGTTTGGTATTCAGCGTTCCGAACAGCCGCTCCACCTTCCCACGCCCCTGAGGGCACCCAATCGCCGAATAGACCAGCTCGATACGGGCTATTTTCGCCCATCCCCCGAAATATGAAAAAT
It encodes:
- a CDS encoding MFS transporter → MSEQKVGIGAAIDVAPFGPSQQFIVVMCALIALLDGFDTQAIAFVAPVIASHWALPGASFGRVFGAGLAGLMVGALLLGPVADRLGRRTVILTSVSLFGLFSIATVFAGSLNALLLPRFLTGLGLGGAMPNIIALTAEYAPARLRATTVSVMFCGFPMGAVLGGFAAARTIPLWGWQSVFVMGGVLPLLMVPVLAIFLPESLRFLSDRAHLRGHGEQVLRRVLGPRRAARVDMDAEVAPPATRIPVAGLFTEHRAGGTLLLWVTCFMNLLMLYFLANWLPTLLKQGGISLDRAIISTALLNLGGVVSALVIDRWRPGPVLAAAYVMAAICTYGIGQMTQAPFALLMTMVFIVGFCVIGGQISLNALAANLYPTAIRATGVGWALGFGRIGSIIGPVVGGLLIASGLDLTSLFAVSALPGLIAAVAVWLLTALRAPRVPHAQVGAT
- a CDS encoding cupin domain-containing protein: MSQDNAVKHETSPVTEVVDRTEWAQMMTDDEYYPFLVKKNLRPAIWRWEDVTERLDVVMKDPLRNADRRFISLVHGDTGEAGGVFPSIFLGIQGINPGEHIVAHRHNSYALYHIMQGEGYSILDGKRFDWKRGDTFACPPMASHEHINTGAEPAIQYVIQDMPARAMERNLIWEEPMGHVFHMVEGNRPH
- a CDS encoding dienelactone hydrolase family protein → MLTAIAGINDYIVGRAKDLATVGYTVAMLDYFGREGAVPDISTPQMIGEAVAALDDRRVLADLAEILEWARSAGFPLSKTGLLGFCIGGTYAALAAAQHAVGCGVDYYGRLDYASRTARKPVAPVDVAASLKAPLLCHYGDWDRLVSREEIDGFVSQLRAAQKPYELFIYQGAPHAFDEWFRPAVFRPAASSAAWQRTRTFLNWHLRGHANAH
- a CDS encoding LysR family transcriptional regulator, encoding MIPAIAVSMTTRAGSAWVTGSGQRRRHDPPPISVSRWSSLLFMGIPVLVSLKRSVIGKASWHNADTLVITIRRMNDRPSLDLNLLLVFRAIWEHRNVSRAAEKLGVSQPTVSHALRALREHFNDRLFVRCAGGVMPTPLAQTLANRIAQALIALEQGLEMRDQFDAHTSRKEFTIVMTDIAAAIILPRIIDICRKEAPFVNFRAIELPTESVLSALRDGTADLAVEFNPALHASLLHKPLFRSEYVCIVSADHPRIGRKLSRTDFKRERHAVAQAQGTGHYVVESTLQRLGLVHQIGARIPHFLALPFIIASSEMIATIPRPLAEVMLGVAPVKIFPSPVRLPRPTIELLWHERLHDDMAARWLRELLPRAMQPIFASGFSGFGHAPE
- the maiA gene encoding maleylacetoacetate isomerase → MKLYSYFRSSSAYRVRIACNLKNLPYEYVAIHLNRNGGEQYSDSFLKVNAQQTVPVLQDETVVLSQSLAIIEYLDERFPARLLLPDSVEGRARVRSLSHYIACEIHPLNNLRVLKFLTGPLGLSEERKLSWIRHWLETGLTALERELATERGGFCYGDTPTMADCCLVPQLYNARRFGVDVARFPVLQAIDERCHWNEAFQTAHPNRQPDSE
- a CDS encoding Rieske 2Fe-2S domain-containing protein, with protein sequence MAEHLFIVWRAADGADCDGQTGGTNSRCAPACPPFHLSEAPTMPKWIKLIEVADIPQNGVVAVEADSQGFAVFSVDHKMCVTDNICTHGRTRFCDGYPDIHAIECPSFMSFYEGGFNGRDGNALCEPLTDDLRIRPTNVKGETLFVAAG
- a CDS encoding fumarylacetoacetate hydrolase family protein — encoded protein: MEYAVSPAPIHTLAIADRPETFPVNRVFCVGRNYAAHAREMGKDPERDPPFFFMKPANAAVQAGEVEISIPYPPGTANFHHEIELVVAIGKGGADIPVGRALEHVYGYAVGLDMTRRDLQLEARDKGRPWEFGKSFPKSAPIGRIHRAADLGVFSSAAITLTVNGQPRQSSDISKLIWSVAESIAYLSRYDTLEAGDIIMTGTPEGVNSVQAGDVMRGAIDRLGGIVVRVGQ
- a CDS encoding IS4 family transposase, with translation MARTEATLPGGARLADYLAVGYLALNCSLGQVKEALTKCGVQTRVRRDMPREVLVYFVMAMCLYPRVAYEEVFRLVIEGLRRIYGDQVRDAQVSKAAISQGRARLGWQVMRELFARQAAQHPRTAGGDYAGYRVMSVDGSTLDVPDEKANAQAFGYAQGGRGEAAYPQIRFVALAECATHALCEVQMGGVCEHSEQALTRQLFPAFSDDMLVLADRLFYGYDMWRDAVATGAKLLWRVKSNLRLPCEVPLADGSYLSTVYASDTDRRHQRNGMQVRVIEYRLEGVPDAEPQYRLITNLLDAAVAPAIELAALYHRRWKIEEMFDEIKTHLCDGKKVLRSKTPDLVRQEFYALMLTHAAIRRLMYEAAQDSGQHPEDLSFVHAVRVLNRRLPEAAAVPP
- a CDS encoding Mu transposase C-terminal domain-containing protein → MVAWPRVVRRDGIHFEELSFLDPTLAAYVGEARDHLV